The genomic interval CTTCTCGACCGAATTTATTCGGCTGCCTTCTTCTCGATGGCGAGCTTGCCACGATAGAAACCGCACTCCGGGCATACTCGGTGGTAAAGAACCGAAGCCCCGCAGTTCGAGCAGGTTACGACCGTAGGAACGACAGCCTTGTAGTGAGTTCTGCGCTTGTCGCGTCGCGTCGACGAGATTTTGTGTTTAGGATGTGCCATTTTACAACTCTAA from uncultured Alistipes sp. carries:
- the rpmF gene encoding 50S ribosomal protein L32, producing MAHPKHKISSTRRDKRRTHYKAVVPTVVTCSNCGASVLYHRVCPECGFYRGKLAIEKKAAE